In Hypomesus transpacificus isolate Combined female chromosome 4, fHypTra1, whole genome shotgun sequence, the following are encoded in one genomic region:
- the rprd2a gene encoding regulation of nuclear pre-mRNA domain-containing protein 2a isoform X2, producing the protein MAAGSGGSSGHRRGTPAAFESSLDRRFQGVSNTMESIQGLSNWCIDNKKYHSLVVRYWMKWLRKSDASHRLNLLYLANDVIQNCKRKNAIVYRTAFAEVLPNAFLMVNVGDPKVVKAVGRILTIWEERTVYTDELISELRGYLVKEESPPVAVVTPVQVKAAVDNRAALQSKIVAEFVPQAMMELLSKYVGSVEEVEIREKQLAAMRVDVCSTEALKKLKDKAGGKKFSKDFEEGSAKLQDFVSFLDKQVKTGPPLLEALGNADIFYEMQYKEVKIVANAYQTFANRVSHLKRKLDSLKATLPDLDESPVPSPSADAPSPTGSESPFHGMADLDPDLDGSAMDEEADITLGEAPSPLSSPGGSPRHGFAVGEKDNRDVEDMDLSEGEETDIAGIQVAVDEQALGPAPLTAVSNPVAVVAVTQPSLANEVLPSSQATPSTAMITASLTNVDLGKINSILSNITSAMKNTGGAPGSCVYPGSTSSPAPSTVKPPPVAPAAPQAPGPQAPGPQSPAPQVGLLSKVEMNPGELLGALSKTHAQGGVMQGLTSLLNSPAGSTSSNSSSIGKIPTSAPIPAPIASSAGLSQPSPILLPSPQISTPARSSSTPQAAPLSIPAMPPQRPGSTSLIKDQPAPISTSTLESKIHSFLQGNPGFSAFDLGLACDPSLVREPGPGTTSDLSPVPGAENQEGTPVRDEGGGTPTQDEIMDKTEAEPQSLSQTCVSSGGVSRAVDPLSTTGYCSDIWQDPSRPQGHNGQAYQPYPYAGQAAGQGVPHGGVPGNSSSVTTAQGFHGAGPTSGVSGGGGWYGNMYSNSLNMPVPGGNGQPGQYCYQGESQGSYPAQQSQGLPPQHESTPSGFFSGSLPPIPHLPPIPHLPPPPKGFEGPPGSVMPGGRDGMVPVENPSNPELEGESGVCSVLPVVIHDHQHKSPYRPDEPRRHPDDYRYREDPHRHPDDVRGYYDDPHHHPDDIRHYPHNLPRHPEDHYYPPDGYEPFPRPGSPHMYPRERLTPPISPDDDPFYYSYPPRSPSSPPHYGHMHPLPPRHPRPPHPPHHPLHPARHPHLRGHPRGPPRGPPRPPLRGPDPRAMLRGKRPGPFGGHPLGGGPGGPFFPPKRPHLPPHF; encoded by the exons ATGGCTGCAGGATCTGGCGGTTCAAGTGGCCACCGTCGCGGCACGCCTGCTGCGTTTGAATCATCTTTAGACCGGCGGTTTCAAGGGGTGTCGAACACAATGGAATCTATACAAGGTCTTTCAAACTGGTGCATCGACAACAAGAAATACCACAGCCTAGTCGTACGGTACTGGATGAAATGGCTAAGGAAAT ctgaTGCTTCTCATAGGCTAAACCTGTTGTACCTTGCCAACGATGTCATTCAGAACTGTAAGAGGAAGAACGCCATTGTGTACCGTACTGCCTTTGCTGAGGTGCTCCCCAATGCCTTCCTGATGGTCAA TGTTGGGGACCCCAAGGTTGTGAAGGCAGTGGGCAGGATTCTAACCatctgggaggagaggactgtCTATACGGATGAACTCATCTCGGAGCTCAGGGGCTACCTGGTGAAGGAGGAATCCCCTCCTGTTGCTGTGGTTACACCTGTACAGGTCAAAG CTGCAGTTGACAATAGAGCTGCTCTCCAATCCAAAATCGTGGCTGAATTTGTT CCTCAGGCTATGATGGAGCTCCTCTCCAAGTACGTGGGCTCGGTAGAGGAGGTGGAAATCAGGGAGAAGCAGTTGGCTGCCATGAGAGTGGACGTCTGCAGCACAGAGGCCCTCAAGAAGCTCAAAG ACAAGGCCGGAGGGAAGAAATTCTCCAAGGACTTTGAGGAGGGCAGCGCCAAGCTCCAGGATTTCGTCAGCTTCCTGGACAAACAGGTCAAGACAGGCCCCCCTCTgctggaggccctgggcaaCGCAGACATTTTCTATGAGATGCAGTACAAGGAGGTCAAGATTGTTGCCAAC gCCTACCAGACATTTGCCAACCGTGTTTCCCATCTGAAGCGTAAGCTGGACTCTCTGAAGGCCACTCTCCCCGACCTGGACGAGTCCCCCGTCCCCTCGCCCTCCGCAGACGCTCCCTCCCCCACCGGCTCCGAATCGCCCTTCCACGGCATGGCCGACCTGGACCCCGACCTGGACGGCTCGGCCATGGACGAGGAGGCGGACATAACCCTGGGGgaggcccccagccccctgtcgTCCCCTGGAGGGTCCCCCAGGCACGGCTTCGCCGTGGGGGAGAAAGACAACCGCGACGTGGAGGATATGGATCTatcagagggggaggagacagacattGCTGGCATTCAAG TCGCAGTTGACGAGCAAGCGTTGGGCCCCGCCCCATTGACCGCTGTGTCCAATCCGGTGGCTGTTGTTGCTGTCACTCAACCGTCACTGGCCAATGAGGTGCTGCCCAGCAGTCAGGCCACACCTTCTACAGCCATGATCACAGCCAGCCTGACCAATGTGGACCTAGGGAAAATCAACTCCATCCTCAGCAACATCACCTCAGCCATGAAGAATACAG gcgGGGCTCCAGGGTCCTGTGTGTACCCAGGGTCTACCTCCTCCCCGGCCCCCTCCACAGTGAagcccccccctgtggccccggccgccccccaggcccccggcccccaggcccccggcccccagtcccccgccccccaggtCGGCCTGCTATCCAAGGTGGAGATGAACCCGGGTGAACTCCTGGGAGCTCTCTCCAAAACACACGCGCAGGGTGGGGTGATgcaag gtcTTACCTCCTTGTTGAACAGCCCAGCTGGAAGCACATCATCCAACTCCTCCAGTATCGGCAAAATCCCAACCTCTGCCCCTATTCCTGCCCCCATAGCCTCCTCTGCAGGCctctcccagccctctcccatcctcctgccctcccctcaaATCTCCACCCCAGCTAGGAGCTCCAGCACACCCCAGGCAGCCCCCCTGTCCATCCCAGCCATGCCTCCCCAGAGACCGGGCAGCACGAGTCTGATCAAGGACCAACCGGCACCCATCTCTACCTCCACCTTGGAGTCCAAGATCCACAGCTTCCTCCAAGGGAACCCCGGCTTCAGTGCCTTTGACCTGGGCCTCGCCTGTGACCCCAGCCTCGTCCGAGAACCCGGCCCCGGGACGACCAGCGACCTCAGCCCCGTGCCGGGGGCGGAGAACCAGGAGGGGACCCCCGTGAGGGATGAGGGCGGGGGCACCCCCACCCAAGATGAGATCATGGACAAGACCGAGGCGGAGCCTCAATCTTTAAGCCAGACTTGCGTGTCCTCTGGAGGGGTCAGCAGGGCTGTGGACCCCCTGTCCACCACAGGCTACTGCAGTGACATCTGGCAGGACCCCAGCCGCCCTCAGGGCCACAATGGCCAGGCGTACCAGCCATACCCCTACGCAGGGCAGGCGGCGGGGCAGGGAGTCCCTCACGGTGGCGTGCCAGGGAACAGCAGCAGTGTGACTACGGCGCAGGGTTTCCACGGTGCAGGGCCGACCTCTGGTgtcagtgggggaggagggtggtacGGTAACATGTACTCCAACAGCCTCAACATGCCCGTGCCGGGAGGCAACGGCCAACCTGGACAGTACTGCTACCAGGGCGAGAGCCAGGGTTCCTACCCTGCCCAGCAGTCTCAGGGCCTGCCCCCCCAACATGAGAGCACCCCCTCTGGGTTCTTCAGTGGCTCTCTGCCTCCTATTCCTCACttaccccccatcccccacctccctcctccccccaaggGCTTCGAGGGCCCTCCCGGCTCCGTCATgccaggagggagagatgggatggTACCCGTGGAGAATCCATCTAACCcagagctggagggggagagtggcGTCTGCAGTGTCCTTCCTGTTGTCATCCACGACCACCAGCACAAGTCTCCTTATCGCCCGGACGAACCCCGCCGTCACCCCGACGACTACCGCTACCGCGAAGACCCCCACCGTCACCCCGACGACGTCCGTGGTTACTACGACgaccctcaccatcaccccgACGATATCCGCCATTACCCTCACAATCTCCCCCGTCACCCAGAAGACCATTACTACCCCCCAGACGGCTACGAGCCTTTCCCCCGCCCAGGCAGCCCTCACATGTACCCCCGGGAGCGCCtaaccccccccatctctcccgaCGATGACCCCTTCTATTACAGCTACCCCCCTCGcagcccttcctcccctccgcACTATGGCCAcatgcaccccctcccccctcgtcaCCCCCGgccaccccaccctcctcaccaccctctccaccctgctcgCCACCCCCATCTGAGAGGTCATCCACGGGGGCCCCCGCGcgggcccccccgcccccctctccgcGGCCCCGACCCGAGGGCCATGCTCCGGGGGAAACGGCCGGGGCCCTTTGGTGGACACCCGTTaggaggggggccagggggccccTTCTTCCCCCCGAAGAGACCACACTTACCCCCGCACTTCTGA
- the cers2a gene encoding ceramide synthase 2a: MLVHDSSDWLLESAKMFNYAGWRKTCNYIFTLFAGVFIVTRLIILPFWIIHTTWVYPATLYPPFFGYYFFNGLMFVLQCLHVFWAALILRMVVKFLPNNEIVEDERSDREEAESEEEDEVHERREKSKNGQVQNGHAAVLNNNHHYHSKAE; the protein is encoded by the exons ATGCTTGTGCACGATTCATCAGACTGGCTGTTGGAG tCGGCCAAGATGTTCAACTATGCGGGCTGGAGGAAAACCTGCAACTACATCTTCACCCTGTTCGCTGGCGTCTTCATCGTGACACGCCTCATCATCCTCCCCTTCTG GATCATACACACTACGTGGGTTTATCCAGCCACCCTCTACCCCCCCTTCTTTGGATACTACTTCTTCAATGGCCTGATGTTCGTGCTCCAGTGCCTGCATGTCTTTTGGGCGGCCCTCATACTGCGCATGGTTGTCAAGTTCCTGCCGAACAAC gaGATCGTCGAGGACGAGCGGAGTGACAGGGAGGAGGCCGAatccgaggaggaggacgaggttcacgagaggagggagaagtccAAAAACGGGCAGGTGCAAAACGGCCATGCTGCCGTCctcaacaacaaccaccactACCACAGCAAGGCGGAGTGA
- the rprd2a gene encoding regulation of nuclear pre-mRNA domain-containing protein 2a isoform X1, with protein sequence MAAGSGGSSGHRRGTPAAFESSLDRRFQGVSNTMESIQGLSNWCIDNKKYHSLVVRYWMKWLRKSDASHRLNLLYLANDVIQNCKRKNAIVYRTAFAEVLPNAFLMVNSVGDPKVVKAVGRILTIWEERTVYTDELISELRGYLVKEESPPVAVVTPVQVKAAVDNRAALQSKIVAEFVPQAMMELLSKYVGSVEEVEIREKQLAAMRVDVCSTEALKKLKDKAGGKKFSKDFEEGSAKLQDFVSFLDKQVKTGPPLLEALGNADIFYEMQYKEVKIVANAYQTFANRVSHLKRKLDSLKATLPDLDESPVPSPSADAPSPTGSESPFHGMADLDPDLDGSAMDEEADITLGEAPSPLSSPGGSPRHGFAVGEKDNRDVEDMDLSEGEETDIAGIQVAVDEQALGPAPLTAVSNPVAVVAVTQPSLANEVLPSSQATPSTAMITASLTNVDLGKINSILSNITSAMKNTGGAPGSCVYPGSTSSPAPSTVKPPPVAPAAPQAPGPQAPGPQSPAPQVGLLSKVEMNPGELLGALSKTHAQGGVMQGLTSLLNSPAGSTSSNSSSIGKIPTSAPIPAPIASSAGLSQPSPILLPSPQISTPARSSSTPQAAPLSIPAMPPQRPGSTSLIKDQPAPISTSTLESKIHSFLQGNPGFSAFDLGLACDPSLVREPGPGTTSDLSPVPGAENQEGTPVRDEGGGTPTQDEIMDKTEAEPQSLSQTCVSSGGVSRAVDPLSTTGYCSDIWQDPSRPQGHNGQAYQPYPYAGQAAGQGVPHGGVPGNSSSVTTAQGFHGAGPTSGVSGGGGWYGNMYSNSLNMPVPGGNGQPGQYCYQGESQGSYPAQQSQGLPPQHESTPSGFFSGSLPPIPHLPPIPHLPPPPKGFEGPPGSVMPGGRDGMVPVENPSNPELEGESGVCSVLPVVIHDHQHKSPYRPDEPRRHPDDYRYREDPHRHPDDVRGYYDDPHHHPDDIRHYPHNLPRHPEDHYYPPDGYEPFPRPGSPHMYPRERLTPPISPDDDPFYYSYPPRSPSSPPHYGHMHPLPPRHPRPPHPPHHPLHPARHPHLRGHPRGPPRGPPRPPLRGPDPRAMLRGKRPGPFGGHPLGGGPGGPFFPPKRPHLPPHF encoded by the exons ATGGCTGCAGGATCTGGCGGTTCAAGTGGCCACCGTCGCGGCACGCCTGCTGCGTTTGAATCATCTTTAGACCGGCGGTTTCAAGGGGTGTCGAACACAATGGAATCTATACAAGGTCTTTCAAACTGGTGCATCGACAACAAGAAATACCACAGCCTAGTCGTACGGTACTGGATGAAATGGCTAAGGAAAT ctgaTGCTTCTCATAGGCTAAACCTGTTGTACCTTGCCAACGATGTCATTCAGAACTGTAAGAGGAAGAACGCCATTGTGTACCGTACTGCCTTTGCTGAGGTGCTCCCCAATGCCTTCCTGATGGTCAA TAGTGTTGGGGACCCCAAGGTTGTGAAGGCAGTGGGCAGGATTCTAACCatctgggaggagaggactgtCTATACGGATGAACTCATCTCGGAGCTCAGGGGCTACCTGGTGAAGGAGGAATCCCCTCCTGTTGCTGTGGTTACACCTGTACAGGTCAAAG CTGCAGTTGACAATAGAGCTGCTCTCCAATCCAAAATCGTGGCTGAATTTGTT CCTCAGGCTATGATGGAGCTCCTCTCCAAGTACGTGGGCTCGGTAGAGGAGGTGGAAATCAGGGAGAAGCAGTTGGCTGCCATGAGAGTGGACGTCTGCAGCACAGAGGCCCTCAAGAAGCTCAAAG ACAAGGCCGGAGGGAAGAAATTCTCCAAGGACTTTGAGGAGGGCAGCGCCAAGCTCCAGGATTTCGTCAGCTTCCTGGACAAACAGGTCAAGACAGGCCCCCCTCTgctggaggccctgggcaaCGCAGACATTTTCTATGAGATGCAGTACAAGGAGGTCAAGATTGTTGCCAAC gCCTACCAGACATTTGCCAACCGTGTTTCCCATCTGAAGCGTAAGCTGGACTCTCTGAAGGCCACTCTCCCCGACCTGGACGAGTCCCCCGTCCCCTCGCCCTCCGCAGACGCTCCCTCCCCCACCGGCTCCGAATCGCCCTTCCACGGCATGGCCGACCTGGACCCCGACCTGGACGGCTCGGCCATGGACGAGGAGGCGGACATAACCCTGGGGgaggcccccagccccctgtcgTCCCCTGGAGGGTCCCCCAGGCACGGCTTCGCCGTGGGGGAGAAAGACAACCGCGACGTGGAGGATATGGATCTatcagagggggaggagacagacattGCTGGCATTCAAG TCGCAGTTGACGAGCAAGCGTTGGGCCCCGCCCCATTGACCGCTGTGTCCAATCCGGTGGCTGTTGTTGCTGTCACTCAACCGTCACTGGCCAATGAGGTGCTGCCCAGCAGTCAGGCCACACCTTCTACAGCCATGATCACAGCCAGCCTGACCAATGTGGACCTAGGGAAAATCAACTCCATCCTCAGCAACATCACCTCAGCCATGAAGAATACAG gcgGGGCTCCAGGGTCCTGTGTGTACCCAGGGTCTACCTCCTCCCCGGCCCCCTCCACAGTGAagcccccccctgtggccccggccgccccccaggcccccggcccccaggcccccggcccccagtcccccgccccccaggtCGGCCTGCTATCCAAGGTGGAGATGAACCCGGGTGAACTCCTGGGAGCTCTCTCCAAAACACACGCGCAGGGTGGGGTGATgcaag gtcTTACCTCCTTGTTGAACAGCCCAGCTGGAAGCACATCATCCAACTCCTCCAGTATCGGCAAAATCCCAACCTCTGCCCCTATTCCTGCCCCCATAGCCTCCTCTGCAGGCctctcccagccctctcccatcctcctgccctcccctcaaATCTCCACCCCAGCTAGGAGCTCCAGCACACCCCAGGCAGCCCCCCTGTCCATCCCAGCCATGCCTCCCCAGAGACCGGGCAGCACGAGTCTGATCAAGGACCAACCGGCACCCATCTCTACCTCCACCTTGGAGTCCAAGATCCACAGCTTCCTCCAAGGGAACCCCGGCTTCAGTGCCTTTGACCTGGGCCTCGCCTGTGACCCCAGCCTCGTCCGAGAACCCGGCCCCGGGACGACCAGCGACCTCAGCCCCGTGCCGGGGGCGGAGAACCAGGAGGGGACCCCCGTGAGGGATGAGGGCGGGGGCACCCCCACCCAAGATGAGATCATGGACAAGACCGAGGCGGAGCCTCAATCTTTAAGCCAGACTTGCGTGTCCTCTGGAGGGGTCAGCAGGGCTGTGGACCCCCTGTCCACCACAGGCTACTGCAGTGACATCTGGCAGGACCCCAGCCGCCCTCAGGGCCACAATGGCCAGGCGTACCAGCCATACCCCTACGCAGGGCAGGCGGCGGGGCAGGGAGTCCCTCACGGTGGCGTGCCAGGGAACAGCAGCAGTGTGACTACGGCGCAGGGTTTCCACGGTGCAGGGCCGACCTCTGGTgtcagtgggggaggagggtggtacGGTAACATGTACTCCAACAGCCTCAACATGCCCGTGCCGGGAGGCAACGGCCAACCTGGACAGTACTGCTACCAGGGCGAGAGCCAGGGTTCCTACCCTGCCCAGCAGTCTCAGGGCCTGCCCCCCCAACATGAGAGCACCCCCTCTGGGTTCTTCAGTGGCTCTCTGCCTCCTATTCCTCACttaccccccatcccccacctccctcctccccccaaggGCTTCGAGGGCCCTCCCGGCTCCGTCATgccaggagggagagatgggatggTACCCGTGGAGAATCCATCTAACCcagagctggagggggagagtggcGTCTGCAGTGTCCTTCCTGTTGTCATCCACGACCACCAGCACAAGTCTCCTTATCGCCCGGACGAACCCCGCCGTCACCCCGACGACTACCGCTACCGCGAAGACCCCCACCGTCACCCCGACGACGTCCGTGGTTACTACGACgaccctcaccatcaccccgACGATATCCGCCATTACCCTCACAATCTCCCCCGTCACCCAGAAGACCATTACTACCCCCCAGACGGCTACGAGCCTTTCCCCCGCCCAGGCAGCCCTCACATGTACCCCCGGGAGCGCCtaaccccccccatctctcccgaCGATGACCCCTTCTATTACAGCTACCCCCCTCGcagcccttcctcccctccgcACTATGGCCAcatgcaccccctcccccctcgtcaCCCCCGgccaccccaccctcctcaccaccctctccaccctgctcgCCACCCCCATCTGAGAGGTCATCCACGGGGGCCCCCGCGcgggcccccccgcccccctctccgcGGCCCCGACCCGAGGGCCATGCTCCGGGGGAAACGGCCGGGGCCCTTTGGTGGACACCCGTTaggaggggggccagggggccccTTCTTCCCCCCGAAGAGACCACACTTACCCCCGCACTTCTGA
- the rprd2a gene encoding regulation of nuclear pre-mRNA domain-containing protein 2a isoform X3, whose product MAAGSGGSSGHRRGTPAAFESSLDRRFQGVSNTMESIQGLSNWCIDNKKYHSLVVRYWMKWLRKSDASHRLNLLYLANDVIQNCKRKNAIVYRTAFAEVLPNAFLMVNSVGDPKVVKAVGRILTIWEERTVYTDELISELRGYLVKEESPPVAVVTPVQVKVDNRAALQSKIVAEFVPQAMMELLSKYVGSVEEVEIREKQLAAMRVDVCSTEALKKLKDKAGGKKFSKDFEEGSAKLQDFVSFLDKQVKTGPPLLEALGNADIFYEMQYKEVKIVANAYQTFANRVSHLKRKLDSLKATLPDLDESPVPSPSADAPSPTGSESPFHGMADLDPDLDGSAMDEEADITLGEAPSPLSSPGGSPRHGFAVGEKDNRDVEDMDLSEGEETDIAGIQVAVDEQALGPAPLTAVSNPVAVVAVTQPSLANEVLPSSQATPSTAMITASLTNVDLGKINSILSNITSAMKNTGGAPGSCVYPGSTSSPAPSTVKPPPVAPAAPQAPGPQAPGPQSPAPQVGLLSKVEMNPGELLGALSKTHAQGGVMQGLTSLLNSPAGSTSSNSSSIGKIPTSAPIPAPIASSAGLSQPSPILLPSPQISTPARSSSTPQAAPLSIPAMPPQRPGSTSLIKDQPAPISTSTLESKIHSFLQGNPGFSAFDLGLACDPSLVREPGPGTTSDLSPVPGAENQEGTPVRDEGGGTPTQDEIMDKTEAEPQSLSQTCVSSGGVSRAVDPLSTTGYCSDIWQDPSRPQGHNGQAYQPYPYAGQAAGQGVPHGGVPGNSSSVTTAQGFHGAGPTSGVSGGGGWYGNMYSNSLNMPVPGGNGQPGQYCYQGESQGSYPAQQSQGLPPQHESTPSGFFSGSLPPIPHLPPIPHLPPPPKGFEGPPGSVMPGGRDGMVPVENPSNPELEGESGVCSVLPVVIHDHQHKSPYRPDEPRRHPDDYRYREDPHRHPDDVRGYYDDPHHHPDDIRHYPHNLPRHPEDHYYPPDGYEPFPRPGSPHMYPRERLTPPISPDDDPFYYSYPPRSPSSPPHYGHMHPLPPRHPRPPHPPHHPLHPARHPHLRGHPRGPPRGPPRPPLRGPDPRAMLRGKRPGPFGGHPLGGGPGGPFFPPKRPHLPPHF is encoded by the exons ATGGCTGCAGGATCTGGCGGTTCAAGTGGCCACCGTCGCGGCACGCCTGCTGCGTTTGAATCATCTTTAGACCGGCGGTTTCAAGGGGTGTCGAACACAATGGAATCTATACAAGGTCTTTCAAACTGGTGCATCGACAACAAGAAATACCACAGCCTAGTCGTACGGTACTGGATGAAATGGCTAAGGAAAT ctgaTGCTTCTCATAGGCTAAACCTGTTGTACCTTGCCAACGATGTCATTCAGAACTGTAAGAGGAAGAACGCCATTGTGTACCGTACTGCCTTTGCTGAGGTGCTCCCCAATGCCTTCCTGATGGTCAA TAGTGTTGGGGACCCCAAGGTTGTGAAGGCAGTGGGCAGGATTCTAACCatctgggaggagaggactgtCTATACGGATGAACTCATCTCGGAGCTCAGGGGCTACCTGGTGAAGGAGGAATCCCCTCCTGTTGCTGTGGTTACACCTGTACAGGTCAAAG TTGACAATAGAGCTGCTCTCCAATCCAAAATCGTGGCTGAATTTGTT CCTCAGGCTATGATGGAGCTCCTCTCCAAGTACGTGGGCTCGGTAGAGGAGGTGGAAATCAGGGAGAAGCAGTTGGCTGCCATGAGAGTGGACGTCTGCAGCACAGAGGCCCTCAAGAAGCTCAAAG ACAAGGCCGGAGGGAAGAAATTCTCCAAGGACTTTGAGGAGGGCAGCGCCAAGCTCCAGGATTTCGTCAGCTTCCTGGACAAACAGGTCAAGACAGGCCCCCCTCTgctggaggccctgggcaaCGCAGACATTTTCTATGAGATGCAGTACAAGGAGGTCAAGATTGTTGCCAAC gCCTACCAGACATTTGCCAACCGTGTTTCCCATCTGAAGCGTAAGCTGGACTCTCTGAAGGCCACTCTCCCCGACCTGGACGAGTCCCCCGTCCCCTCGCCCTCCGCAGACGCTCCCTCCCCCACCGGCTCCGAATCGCCCTTCCACGGCATGGCCGACCTGGACCCCGACCTGGACGGCTCGGCCATGGACGAGGAGGCGGACATAACCCTGGGGgaggcccccagccccctgtcgTCCCCTGGAGGGTCCCCCAGGCACGGCTTCGCCGTGGGGGAGAAAGACAACCGCGACGTGGAGGATATGGATCTatcagagggggaggagacagacattGCTGGCATTCAAG TCGCAGTTGACGAGCAAGCGTTGGGCCCCGCCCCATTGACCGCTGTGTCCAATCCGGTGGCTGTTGTTGCTGTCACTCAACCGTCACTGGCCAATGAGGTGCTGCCCAGCAGTCAGGCCACACCTTCTACAGCCATGATCACAGCCAGCCTGACCAATGTGGACCTAGGGAAAATCAACTCCATCCTCAGCAACATCACCTCAGCCATGAAGAATACAG gcgGGGCTCCAGGGTCCTGTGTGTACCCAGGGTCTACCTCCTCCCCGGCCCCCTCCACAGTGAagcccccccctgtggccccggccgccccccaggcccccggcccccaggcccccggcccccagtcccccgccccccaggtCGGCCTGCTATCCAAGGTGGAGATGAACCCGGGTGAACTCCTGGGAGCTCTCTCCAAAACACACGCGCAGGGTGGGGTGATgcaag gtcTTACCTCCTTGTTGAACAGCCCAGCTGGAAGCACATCATCCAACTCCTCCAGTATCGGCAAAATCCCAACCTCTGCCCCTATTCCTGCCCCCATAGCCTCCTCTGCAGGCctctcccagccctctcccatcctcctgccctcccctcaaATCTCCACCCCAGCTAGGAGCTCCAGCACACCCCAGGCAGCCCCCCTGTCCATCCCAGCCATGCCTCCCCAGAGACCGGGCAGCACGAGTCTGATCAAGGACCAACCGGCACCCATCTCTACCTCCACCTTGGAGTCCAAGATCCACAGCTTCCTCCAAGGGAACCCCGGCTTCAGTGCCTTTGACCTGGGCCTCGCCTGTGACCCCAGCCTCGTCCGAGAACCCGGCCCCGGGACGACCAGCGACCTCAGCCCCGTGCCGGGGGCGGAGAACCAGGAGGGGACCCCCGTGAGGGATGAGGGCGGGGGCACCCCCACCCAAGATGAGATCATGGACAAGACCGAGGCGGAGCCTCAATCTTTAAGCCAGACTTGCGTGTCCTCTGGAGGGGTCAGCAGGGCTGTGGACCCCCTGTCCACCACAGGCTACTGCAGTGACATCTGGCAGGACCCCAGCCGCCCTCAGGGCCACAATGGCCAGGCGTACCAGCCATACCCCTACGCAGGGCAGGCGGCGGGGCAGGGAGTCCCTCACGGTGGCGTGCCAGGGAACAGCAGCAGTGTGACTACGGCGCAGGGTTTCCACGGTGCAGGGCCGACCTCTGGTgtcagtgggggaggagggtggtacGGTAACATGTACTCCAACAGCCTCAACATGCCCGTGCCGGGAGGCAACGGCCAACCTGGACAGTACTGCTACCAGGGCGAGAGCCAGGGTTCCTACCCTGCCCAGCAGTCTCAGGGCCTGCCCCCCCAACATGAGAGCACCCCCTCTGGGTTCTTCAGTGGCTCTCTGCCTCCTATTCCTCACttaccccccatcccccacctccctcctccccccaaggGCTTCGAGGGCCCTCCCGGCTCCGTCATgccaggagggagagatgggatggTACCCGTGGAGAATCCATCTAACCcagagctggagggggagagtggcGTCTGCAGTGTCCTTCCTGTTGTCATCCACGACCACCAGCACAAGTCTCCTTATCGCCCGGACGAACCCCGCCGTCACCCCGACGACTACCGCTACCGCGAAGACCCCCACCGTCACCCCGACGACGTCCGTGGTTACTACGACgaccctcaccatcaccccgACGATATCCGCCATTACCCTCACAATCTCCCCCGTCACCCAGAAGACCATTACTACCCCCCAGACGGCTACGAGCCTTTCCCCCGCCCAGGCAGCCCTCACATGTACCCCCGGGAGCGCCtaaccccccccatctctcccgaCGATGACCCCTTCTATTACAGCTACCCCCCTCGcagcccttcctcccctccgcACTATGGCCAcatgcaccccctcccccctcgtcaCCCCCGgccaccccaccctcctcaccaccctctccaccctgctcgCCACCCCCATCTGAGAGGTCATCCACGGGGGCCCCCGCGcgggcccccccgcccccctctccgcGGCCCCGACCCGAGGGCCATGCTCCGGGGGAAACGGCCGGGGCCCTTTGGTGGACACCCGTTaggaggggggccagggggccccTTCTTCCCCCCGAAGAGACCACACTTACCCCCGCACTTCTGA